A stretch of Lachancea thermotolerans CBS 6340 chromosome D complete sequence DNA encodes these proteins:
- the TIM8 gene encoding protein transporter TIM8 (highly similar to uniprot|P57744 Saccharomyces cerevisiae YJR135W-A TIM8 Mitochondrial intermembrane space import protein), with the protein MSSITQNELASLDESSKKEIMTFLESENSKQKVQMSIHQFTNICFKQCATTMNSGNLSSQEETCLNNCVNRFLDTNIRIVKGLQSIQ; encoded by the coding sequence atGTCTTCAATTACTCAAAACGAACTCGCAAGCCTCGATGAAAGCTCCAAGAAAGAGATCATGACATTTTTGGAGTCTGAAAACTCGAAGCAGAAGGTCCAAATGTCCATTCACCAGTTCACCAATATCTGTTTCAAGCAGTGTGCCACTACGATGAACTCTGGAAACCTGAgctctcaagaagaaacGTGTTTGAATAACTGCGTGAACAGGTTCTTGGATACCAACATCCGGATCGTGAAGGGCCTTCAAAGTATTCAATAA